ATCGGGTTTCGCGCGCCATTTCATTCACCAACTCGACTTCAGCCCCCGCCAAATCGCGATTAGAAGGCGCAACATCGAACTTGGCCGCTTCAGCACGTATCACCACTTCTTGAAGGGTTTTATTGCCAATGAGCACCTGATAAATACTATCTTTTAAATGGGCCTTATCAATGCCACTCCCCGTGCTGGCGTTTCCTTGCGGATCCAGGTCGACTAATAACACTTTTTGGCCATGCTCAGCCAAGCTGGCAGCAAGATTCACGCAGGTCGTGGTTTTACCCACGCCCCCTTTTTGGTTGGTAATTGCGATTATTTTCATTTGTTATTCTCAAACACAATTAAATGGCGCTCAGCTTGCAAATGAGGCACTTGCAAACGGATCACTTCTGTAGGGACGATTCTCGCTTGCGCTAATTCATCCGACGGTACCAACCCCTTCATCGCTAGCCAGCGACCATTTGGCGCAATAAGATGATCAGTCAGTTGCTTAAATAAAGCGATATCAGAAAATGCGCGTGAAATGATCTGTGAAAAAGGAGAGGGCGGATGATAGGCCTCCACTCTGCCATGCACCACTTGGGCATTTGCCAACCCTAATTCCGCCTTTACCTGCCGCATGAAAATGGCTTTTTTCTGTACCGTGTCTATGGTAGTCACCTCGACGTCCGGGCGCGCAATTGCAACCACGAGGCCTGGCAAGCCACCACCACTGCCAACATCCAGCAATTGCCCCGGTTGAATGTGTGGCAATACACTTAAACTGTCCATCAAGTGAAGCACTAACATCTCTTGCGGATCACGCACCGCGGTCAGGTTGTATACCTTGTTCCATTTTTGCAGCAGGGACAAATAGGCTAAACACTGCTCTTGCATCGCAATCGAGAGCACCGACTGCAAACCTAGCGCTTCAACCCCAGCGGACAGTTGCGGCAAAAGCTGCATCATGCTGCTGCAATATCGCCG
This Methylophilus medardicus DNA region includes the following protein-coding sequences:
- the rsmG gene encoding 16S rRNA (guanine(527)-N(7))-methyltransferase RsmG gives rise to the protein MMQLLPQLSAGVEALGLQSVLSIAMQEQCLAYLSLLQKWNKVYNLTAVRDPQEMLVLHLMDSLSVLPHIQPGQLLDVGSGGGLPGLVVAIARPDVEVTTIDTVQKKAIFMRQVKAELGLANAQVVHGRVEAYHPPSPFSQIISRAFSDIALFKQLTDHLIAPNGRWLAMKGLVPSDELAQARIVPTEVIRLQVPHLQAERHLIVFENNK